Genomic window (Rossellomorea aquimaris):
TCTCCCGCTACGGCAATGACGGTGAGTACCATAACGAATCAGCGAAGATGCTCGCTACGACGATTCATATGATGCAGGGTACACCTTATATCTATCAGGGTGAAGAGTTCGGGATGACGAACCCTAAGTTTACAAGCATTGATGAATACCGTGACGTTGAATCGATAAACATCTTCAATATTTTAAAAGAGCAAGGTAAATCCGAAGAAGAAATCTTAGAGGTCCTGCGTCACAAGTCCCGTGATAACTCAAGAACGCCGGTTCAGTGGAACGGTGAAGAGAATGCCGGATTCACGAGTGGCACTCCTTGGATTCCTGTGGCGAAAAACTATCAAGAAATCAATGCTGAACAAGCGTTAAAAGATGATAAATCTGTCTTCTATCACTATCAGAAGCTGAACCGTCTTCGCAAAGAATACGACATTATCGTGGATGGAGACTATCAATTAATTTTAGAAGATCACCGCGATATTTTCGCTTATGTCCGTAATGGCAATGGTGAAAAACTTCTTGTGGTAAACAATTTCTATGGCCATGAAACGGAGTTCACTCTTCCTGATGAAGTCGATGTTGAAGGCTGGTCGAGTGAGGTATTGTTGTCTAACTATGAAGAAACGGAGAATGAATATAAGAACATAACGTTACGTCCTTATGAGTCTGTCGTGTTTCATTTTAAAAAGTAAGGGATGACTAGGCTGGGGGAAAGTGTTTTAGACGAAGAAAAATCCGAACTCATTAGAATTGAATGAGTTCGGATTTTTTATTATCAGCTTGTTCCAGCTGTTGATTGGAGGAGGATTTTGGGATTTCCGCCGTTAAATCTGCTTGCCGTTCACAATATTGCATTCAAATTATCCTCACCACTAACCAGTTACAACAAATATATCAAAAAAGTAAAAGCATACCTTTTTTAATAAAGGATGTGCTTTATCCCAAGAAAACTTCTCTGCTGTATCTCCAGCCGAGTTCATCATGCATCCTTCCATGTCCACCATTTTATATCCTTGTTCATGCTTGTAGTGAGGAACATTTAGATAAAGATGTACTCTTTCTCTTTACTTGCACGAAAATCATTAGCGGTATTGAGAACCTACACCGAAATTGTTTGTCTTTATGTCGTGTATTTTTGTTTTGCCCCCCCTCTTTTCTAATGCTCCAAAATTAATTTTAAATTCAGGTGTAAACAACCATATTATGGGTATATAGTATGCAAAAAGGCTCACTCTTTTCGCATGAAACCTTTCGGGTAAAATTACCTATTTATTCCTACTGTTTCCATTTGATACCATATATTACGTATGCCTTATCGAATATACAAAAAATGAATATAAAAGGGGATGAAAGACTTGTCCTATTTATCCTATTTGTCTTCACAATTAACTGAAAAAAAAGAACAGCTCATCCGACTAAAGAATGCCTATTCTTCCGTCAGTCAGCTTCAGGGAGAATTTCTCCGGCATCAAACGAGCATTAATCATCCTGAGCTTACTTCTTCCACTTGGCAGGGGACATTAGCCAGAAAATTTATCGAAGTCCGCGACGATGTTTTATTTTCCTATAAAGATATTTCACAAACCCAGATGGATACTGCCATCATGAGCATTGAAGATAAAATCACCTCCATCCGTTCACAGATTCAATCATTGGAAATAAGTATCGTAAACGAACAAGAGCGTATCGAGAGAGAACTCAGAAGGGAGGAAGGAATGTGAGTCAGGATATTAAGCTGCGTTTCTCCGATATCAATGAAGCACTGGCAGGCATACAAGCTGCCTCTGAATCATTTGAAACATCCCTTATAAAAGACATCGCCGCCTCTAATCACTTGGATGTTGTCAGGAGATTGAATGAATTAAATGAGCTATTTGAAGAAGTAGCAAACGTATATAAAAGCGTATTAACCGAAAACAATCAATCTGCAAGCAAAGCCATTGAAGACTTTAAAGAAGTGGATCACACGATCTCGGCTTCCATCATGTCACGCTAAGGGGAGAAACCGGACCATGAAAATGCTTGATAACCAATCGTTACATAGCGGAATTGAAGATTTGTTGAATAAAGTGGAAGCACAGAAGAAACAACTCGATGAACTCCGACGGGCCGTTGATAACTTTACTGGATTGCAGGAGTCATTCAGCGGAAAAGGCGGGGAAGCCATCCGTTCTTTTTATCAGGATATGCACATCCCCTTCCTCACCTTCTACTCACTTTCTCTCCTAAACTATGAGAGGACCCTGTCCAACCTTAAAGGAGCTTCTATTGATTTAGAGTCCGACTCCAATGGTTTGATTCGTCAAAGTTTTTTGGATGGAGAGTTAACCGTTGGGCTGAATAAATCCGAAACCGTCACCTGCGACCTCTTAGATGAAACAAACGAAACGTTGAACTCTATCAGTGATATTGTACATGTCCCCCACATTCAAGACCAGCGATTTCTGGGTGATACGAAGAGGGCACATCAAGAAATCACTCAAACCATAGAACACCTAACCTCTTTTGACGCTCACCAAACCAAAGCCCTGGATAATGTGGACCATGACATTCAGCTGATGAAACGTTATATTTATGACATAGAGGGAATGTTTAAGAACGGGAAGATCAGCGTGGCAGATTACTCTGGCACTGAGCTTGATCAATCATTTCATCGTCATCCATTCATGCAATCACTGGAAGAAAGAATGAATTCTCGAGATCTATTATTATCAATGTTTACGATTCCTGGTGAGTATGGATCACTGGAACAGCTTTTGATGCTCCAAACCAATCAAACCTCTTATCGTGATGACTTAGCCGTAGCTGGAGACGGAACTGCCCAGACCCAGTACGGATTCTGCCCTCGACCGCCAAGCACCACTGTCAGCTATGGTGAGCCGCATGAAGATATGATGGGCTCCG
Coding sequences:
- a CDS encoding DUF5082 family protein; the protein is MSYLSYLSSQLTEKKEQLIRLKNAYSSVSQLQGEFLRHQTSINHPELTSSTWQGTLARKFIEVRDDVLFSYKDISQTQMDTAIMSIEDKITSIRSQIQSLEISIVNEQERIERELRREEGM
- a CDS encoding DUF5344 family protein, with protein sequence MSQDIKLRFSDINEALAGIQAASESFETSLIKDIAASNHLDVVRRLNELNELFEEVANVYKSVLTENNQSASKAIEDFKEVDHTISASIMSR
- a CDS encoding LXG domain-containing protein; the protein is MKMLDNQSLHSGIEDLLNKVEAQKKQLDELRRAVDNFTGLQESFSGKGGEAIRSFYQDMHIPFLTFYSLSLLNYERTLSNLKGASIDLESDSNGLIRQSFLDGELTVGLNKSETVTCDLLDETNETLNSISDIVHVPHIQDQRFLGDTKRAHQEITQTIEHLTSFDAHQTKALDNVDHDIQLMKRYIYDIEGMFKNGKISVADYSGTELDQSFHRHPFMQSLEERMNSRDLLLSMFTIPGEYGSLEQLLMLQTNQTSYRDDLAVAGDGTAQTQYGFCPRPPSTTVSYGEPHEDMMGSDGVGNAGALFSADLKEGTSEAELFASVVDTKYMDDVPEFVDQKVLYGDMGASMPYTPLAFGKSVLMGQQIGVKTEAGVSKSSFSHDNSPLAGDISFGQGEAKVNYENYTASAGAEVNAAKIELKLEPLNFFGYEPLEEWFGFEYDPYVGVDLSLGSAGASASIGLETSVYAALGIGVGVKGGFEKDE